A section of the Platichthys flesus chromosome 22, fPlaFle2.1, whole genome shotgun sequence genome encodes:
- the LOC133933491 gene encoding histone H3, translated as MARTKQTARKSTGGKAPRKQLATKAARKSAPATGGVKKPHRYRPGTVALREIRRYQKSTELLIRKLPFQRLVREIAQDFKTDLRFQSSAVMALQEASEAYLVGLFEDTNLCAIHAKRVTIMPKDIQLARRIRGERA; from the coding sequence atggcaagaaccaagcagaccgcccgtaaatccaccggaggcaaagcccccaggaagcagctggccaccaaggctgcgcgtaagagcgccccggccaccggcggcgtgaagaagcctcaccgttacaggcccggtaccgtggctctgagagagatccgtcgctaccagaaatcgacggagctgctgatccgcaagctgcccttccagcgcctggtgagagaaatcgctcaggacttcaagaccgacctgcgcttccagagctccgctgtcatggctctgcaggaggccagcgaggcctacctggtcggcctgtttgaggacaccaacctgtgcgccatccacgccaagagggttaccatcatgcccaaggacatccagctggcccgccgcatccgcggagagagagcttaa
- the LOC133933518 gene encoding histone H2A-like codes for MSGRGKTGGKARAKAKTRSSRAGLQFPVGRVHRLLRKGNYAHRVGAGAPVYLAAVLEYLTAEILELAGNAARDNKKSRIIPRHLQLAVRNDEELNKLLGGVTIAQGGVLPNIQAVLLPKKTEKAPKSK; via the coding sequence ATGTCAGGCAGAGGCAAAACCGGCGGAAAGGCCAGAGCGAAGGCAAAGACTCGCTCTTCCCGCGCtgggctccagttccccgtcggtcgtgttcacagactgctgcgtaaaggcaactacgcacatcgcgttggtgccggcgcccccgtctacctggcggctgtgctggagtacctcaccgctgagatcctggagctggctggaaacgccgcccgcgacaacaagaagagccgtatcatcccccgccacctgcagctggccgtccgcaacgacgaggagctcaacaaactcctgggcggagtgaccatcgctcagggcggcgtgctgcccaacatccaggctgttcttctgcccaagaagaccgagaaggcccctaagtccaagtaa